One window of Microbacterium sp. Root61 genomic DNA carries:
- a CDS encoding ThiF family adenylyltransferase: MPLPPLVEPVAALSAAERARTARHASLSGLGELGQRRLAAAHVAVVGAGGLGSPVILGLAAAGVGTLTVIDDDLVEASNLQRQVLHRMSDVGAAKADSAVRAAADLAPETVVHTVREHLSRANADRILGDADLVIDGTDTFETREAVAAACERLGVPLVWGTVQQFDAQVTVFWSTPPAGVPAVRLADLYPSGSVGELPTCADVGVLGTFCLQVGSVLATEAIKLITGIGEPLLGRVLVIDGLRTRQWEAPLRAAASAAPPVIADAPAQIHAISVRDLATALTEGTAPTIIDVREADEVAEGVIPGARHLPLAELLADPYAVHGPVVIVCRIGPRARRAAEALVTAGIDATVLAGGMLAWESAHAERLV; the protein is encoded by the coding sequence ATGCCCCTTCCGCCGCTCGTCGAACCTGTCGCCGCCCTCAGCGCGGCCGAACGCGCCCGCACCGCGCGGCACGCGAGCCTGTCCGGACTCGGCGAGCTCGGCCAGCGCCGCCTCGCGGCCGCACATGTCGCCGTCGTCGGCGCCGGGGGGCTCGGGTCTCCCGTCATCCTGGGGCTCGCCGCCGCCGGCGTCGGCACGTTGACCGTGATCGACGACGACCTGGTCGAGGCATCCAATCTCCAGCGTCAGGTGCTGCACCGCATGAGCGATGTCGGCGCGGCCAAGGCCGACTCGGCGGTCCGCGCGGCCGCGGATCTCGCCCCTGAGACGGTCGTGCACACCGTGCGGGAGCACCTCAGCCGGGCCAATGCCGATCGGATCCTCGGCGACGCCGACCTCGTCATCGACGGCACCGACACCTTCGAGACGCGCGAGGCCGTCGCGGCCGCGTGCGAACGCCTCGGCGTGCCGCTGGTCTGGGGCACGGTGCAGCAGTTCGATGCCCAGGTCACCGTGTTCTGGTCGACGCCCCCGGCGGGCGTCCCTGCCGTGCGCCTCGCCGACCTGTACCCCAGCGGAAGCGTCGGCGAACTCCCCACGTGCGCCGACGTCGGCGTGCTCGGCACCTTCTGCCTCCAGGTCGGCTCGGTGCTCGCCACCGAGGCGATCAAGCTCATCACCGGAATCGGCGAGCCCCTCCTCGGGCGCGTCCTCGTCATCGACGGCCTGCGCACACGGCAGTGGGAGGCGCCGTTGCGAGCCGCAGCATCCGCGGCTCCCCCCGTCATCGCCGACGCGCCCGCGCAGATCCATGCGATCTCGGTGCGGGACCTCGCCACCGCGCTCACCGAGGGCACCGCGCCGACCATCATCGACGTCCGCGAGGCCGATGAGGTCGCCGAAGGCGTCATCCCCGGCGCGCGCCACCTCCCCCTCGCCGAGCTCCTCGCCGACCCCTACGCGGTGCACGGTCCCGTCGTGATCGTGTGCCGGATCGGCCCCCGCGCCCGTCGAGCGGCCGAGGCCCTGGTCACCGCGGGCATCGACGCCACCGTGCTGGCCGGCGGCATGCTCGCGTGGGAATCGGCCCACGCGGAGCGGCTGGTCTGA
- a CDS encoding molybdopterin molybdotransferase MoeA, translating into MRTVPEQLAAVLAAVPSVVPETVPLADALGRTLVAPITARVDIPVFDNSAMDGFAVRFADVAAASPDAPVRLRVTADLPAGTSLDPALDPDEAARIMTGSPVPSDADAIVPFEDTVGGLDDSLDEVLVTAAPRALGAHIRRRGEDAVVGDEIVPAGVLLGGFQISAAAAAGAVDAVVARRPRVAVISTGSELASPGAALRHGQIPESNSLLLAGLVQDAAADLVLRDTVADDVEALRAALAAASALGADVVITSGGVSAGAYEVVKDTLGPGGELEFVKVAMQPGKPQGFGRLADGTLVFGLPGNPVSVAVSFEAFVRPALLAMQGRRDLQRPLMRLRAEAGWRTPPGRRQYLPAALDRSDPAGWTVRPATRGGSGSHLAGGLARAEALVIVEAYVAEVAAGDLVDVMLVP; encoded by the coding sequence ATGCGCACCGTCCCCGAGCAGCTCGCCGCCGTGCTCGCCGCCGTCCCGTCGGTCGTGCCCGAGACCGTTCCGCTGGCGGACGCGCTGGGTCGCACCCTGGTCGCTCCCATCACCGCGCGCGTCGACATCCCGGTGTTCGACAACTCGGCGATGGACGGCTTCGCGGTGCGCTTCGCCGACGTCGCCGCGGCATCCCCCGACGCCCCAGTGCGGCTCCGCGTCACCGCCGACCTCCCCGCCGGCACCTCCCTCGACCCGGCCCTCGACCCCGACGAGGCCGCGCGGATCATGACGGGCTCCCCCGTGCCGAGCGACGCCGACGCCATCGTGCCGTTCGAAGACACCGTGGGCGGCCTCGACGACTCGCTCGACGAGGTCCTCGTCACCGCCGCCCCGCGGGCGCTCGGCGCCCACATCCGCCGCCGCGGTGAGGATGCCGTCGTCGGCGACGAGATCGTCCCGGCGGGCGTGCTGCTGGGTGGTTTCCAGATCTCGGCCGCGGCCGCCGCGGGTGCCGTCGACGCCGTCGTCGCCCGCCGCCCGCGGGTCGCCGTCATCTCGACCGGCTCCGAGCTCGCCTCCCCCGGCGCGGCGCTGCGGCACGGGCAGATCCCCGAGTCGAACTCGCTGCTCCTGGCGGGGCTGGTGCAGGATGCCGCCGCCGACCTCGTGCTGCGCGATACGGTCGCCGACGATGTCGAGGCATTGCGCGCGGCGCTGGCCGCGGCATCCGCTCTCGGGGCGGACGTCGTGATCACGTCGGGCGGGGTGAGCGCGGGCGCCTACGAGGTCGTGAAGGACACGCTCGGCCCCGGCGGCGAGCTCGAGTTCGTGAAGGTCGCCATGCAGCCCGGCAAACCGCAGGGCTTCGGCCGGCTGGCCGACGGCACGCTCGTCTTCGGGCTCCCCGGCAACCCCGTAAGCGTTGCGGTGTCCTTCGAGGCGTTCGTGCGCCCCGCGCTTCTGGCGATGCAGGGGCGTCGCGACCTCCAGCGCCCCCTGATGCGGTTGCGTGCCGAGGCCGGCTGGCGCACTCCGCCCGGGCGTCGCCAGTATCTGCCCGCGGCGCTGGATCGCAGCGACCCGGCCGGATGGACCGTGCGTCCCGCGACCCGCGGCGGCTCCGGATCGCACTTGGCGGGCGGACTCGCTCGCGCCGAGGCGCTGGTCATCGTCGAGGCCTACGTCGCGGAGGTGGCCGCCGGCGATCTGGTCGATGTCATGCTGGTCCCATGA
- the moaC gene encoding cyclic pyranopterin monophosphate synthase MoaC has protein sequence MSFTHLDAAGHARMVDVTEKQPTVRAATARGFVRCSAEVIAALRDGSVPKGDVLAVARIAGIQGAKKCADLLPLAHVIGVHGATVDLTIEDDGVQIEATVRTADRTGVEMEALTAVTVAGLAIVDMVKALDKSTSIENVRLIAKTGGKSGAWTRPEA, from the coding sequence ATGAGTTTCACGCACCTGGATGCCGCGGGTCACGCGCGCATGGTCGACGTCACGGAGAAGCAGCCCACCGTTCGCGCGGCGACCGCGCGGGGATTCGTGCGCTGCTCCGCCGAGGTCATCGCCGCCCTCCGCGACGGCTCCGTACCGAAGGGCGATGTGCTGGCCGTCGCCCGGATCGCCGGCATCCAAGGGGCGAAGAAGTGCGCCGACCTCCTGCCGCTCGCGCATGTCATCGGGGTGCACGGCGCCACGGTGGACCTGACGATCGAGGATGACGGCGTGCAGATCGAAGCGACCGTCCGCACCGCCGACCGCACCGGCGTCGAGATGGAGGCGCTCACGGCCGTCACCGTCGCCGGGCTGGCGATCGTCGACATGGTCAAGGCGTTGGACAAGTCCACCTCGATCGAGAACGTGCGCCTCATCGCGAAGACCGGCGGCAAGAGCGGCGCATGGACGCGGCCCGAGGCGTGA
- the mobA gene encoding molybdenum cofactor guanylyltransferase: MDAARGVSLPSCGAILLAGGRATRVDGAAKPLFEVGGTTLLAAAVAAARSVPCAPITVVGPREDAAVEDADALEWLREDPPFGGPAAAIVAALHAWDGREGPLPEWTLVLACDLPRAVDAVAQLMRDLPLLPADTDGVCLADAASRPQWLTAAYRTASLRRAARTIPDGARDASVRALLDDLAITVLRAPDALTADVDTWEDLEDARRRFAARETEQT, from the coding sequence ATGGACGCGGCCCGAGGCGTGAGCCTCCCCTCCTGCGGCGCCATCCTCCTCGCCGGCGGACGTGCCACGCGCGTCGACGGCGCTGCCAAACCGCTGTTCGAGGTCGGCGGCACGACCCTCCTCGCCGCCGCGGTCGCGGCGGCCCGCTCGGTGCCGTGCGCGCCGATCACCGTGGTCGGTCCCCGCGAGGACGCCGCCGTCGAGGATGCCGACGCCCTGGAGTGGCTCCGCGAGGACCCGCCGTTCGGCGGTCCGGCCGCCGCGATCGTGGCCGCGCTGCACGCCTGGGACGGTCGCGAAGGCCCGCTGCCCGAATGGACCCTGGTGCTCGCGTGCGACCTGCCCCGCGCGGTCGACGCGGTCGCACAGCTGATGCGCGACCTCCCGCTGCTGCCGGCGGACACCGACGGCGTGTGCCTGGCGGATGCCGCGTCCCGGCCGCAGTGGCTGACGGCGGCGTATCGGACGGCGTCGCTGCGGCGCGCCGCCCGCACGATTCCCGACGGTGCACGCGACGCATCCGTCCGCGCGCTGCTGGATGACCTCGCGATCACCGTGCTGCGGGCACCCGATGCCCTGACCGCCGATGTGGATACGTGGGAGGATCTGGAGGACGCGCGGCGACGGTTCGCCGCGCGGGAGACGGAGCAGACGTGA
- a CDS encoding DUF6457 domain-containing protein: protein MSENASRTLPPEALDEWAAALRTRFDLEPEALPIALILDLARDVANGVARPAAPFSAFAAGLVAGRAGGSPADIEAAVAAVTQLAAGWNQ, encoded by the coding sequence GTGAGCGAGAACGCATCCCGCACCCTGCCGCCCGAGGCACTCGACGAGTGGGCCGCGGCGCTGCGCACGAGGTTCGACCTCGAGCCCGAGGCGCTGCCGATCGCGCTCATCCTCGATCTCGCCCGTGATGTCGCTAACGGCGTCGCACGCCCCGCCGCACCCTTCAGCGCCTTCGCCGCCGGGCTGGTCGCCGGTCGTGCCGGTGGTTCGCCCGCCGACATCGAGGCCGCAGTCGCGGCCGTGACGCAGCTCGCTGCGGGGTGGAACCAGTAA
- a CDS encoding MoaD/ThiS family protein: MARVRYFAAAREAAGVEEENRGETTLGQLRVALGSDYPELGGILPRCAVLVGGARLEDDAVLDTDVLVDVLPPFAGG, from the coding sequence ATGGCGCGCGTCCGCTACTTCGCCGCCGCCCGTGAGGCCGCCGGCGTGGAGGAGGAGAACCGGGGCGAAACCACGCTCGGTCAGCTCCGCGTCGCGCTGGGCTCGGACTACCCCGAACTCGGCGGCATCCTGCCCCGCTGCGCCGTCCTGGTCGGAGGCGCCCGCCTCGAGGACGACGCCGTACTCGACACCGACGTGCTCGTGGACGTGCTTCCGCCCTTCGCCGGCGGCTGA
- a CDS encoding molybdenum cofactor biosynthesis protein MoaE, whose protein sequence is MPADVRIARISAEPLDLQEHLDAVDDATAGAVTTFVGRVRDHDPDAAGEVVALEYTAHPDAEKTLREIAERAATDASAIVAVSHRIGHLAVGDAAVVIVVGSSHRATAFEVCRTIIETIKTDLPVWKRQLEADGRSEWKGLGG, encoded by the coding sequence ATGCCCGCCGATGTGCGCATCGCCCGGATCAGCGCCGAGCCGCTCGACCTGCAGGAGCACCTGGACGCCGTCGACGACGCCACCGCCGGTGCCGTCACGACCTTCGTCGGGCGGGTGCGCGATCACGATCCGGACGCCGCGGGCGAGGTCGTCGCGCTCGAGTACACCGCGCACCCGGACGCCGAGAAGACCCTGCGCGAGATCGCCGAACGCGCGGCGACGGATGCCTCGGCCATCGTCGCGGTCAGCCACCGCATCGGGCACCTGGCGGTGGGGGATGCGGCTGTGGTGATCGTCGTCGGCTCCTCGCACCGCGCCACCGCGTTCGAGGTATGCCGCACGATCATCGAGACGATCAAGACCGACCTGCCCGTATGGAAGCGCCAGCTCGAAGCCGACGGCCGTTCCGAATGGAAGGGCCTCGGCGGCTGA
- a CDS encoding MogA/MoaB family molybdenum cofactor biosynthesis protein, whose product MDAAETVRAVVITVSDRSAAGTRVDASGPVAVDALRAAGYDCSDAFVVPDGADSVAAALRAALADASQLIVTTGGTGVGPRDRTPEGTRSVITRELPGIAEELRRIGAAEKPAGMLSRGLAGVVDPVEGGLGALVVNLPGSTAAVASGIPVVLSVAAHVLSQLGGGDH is encoded by the coding sequence ATGGATGCCGCTGAAACCGTTCGCGCCGTCGTGATCACCGTGTCCGACCGATCGGCCGCCGGCACCCGCGTCGACGCGAGCGGTCCGGTCGCCGTCGATGCGCTGCGCGCTGCCGGCTACGACTGTTCGGACGCGTTCGTCGTACCCGACGGCGCCGATAGCGTCGCGGCCGCTCTGCGCGCTGCTCTCGCGGACGCTTCCCAGCTCATCGTGACGACCGGTGGCACCGGGGTCGGCCCGCGCGACCGGACGCCCGAGGGCACCAGGTCGGTGATCACGCGCGAGTTGCCCGGCATCGCCGAGGAACTGCGCCGGATCGGCGCCGCGGAGAAGCCTGCGGGCATGCTCTCCCGCGGCCTGGCTGGAGTCGTCGACCCGGTGGAGGGCGGCCTCGGGGCGCTCGTGGTCAACCTTCCGGGATCCACGGCTGCCGTGGCATCCGGAATCCCCGTGGTGCTGTCGGTCGCCGCCCACGTTCTCTCGCAGCTCGGCGGAGGGGACCACTGA
- a CDS encoding SDR family oxidoreductase — translation MNELSAPTGQEEGLRAVPRPDGSPPRALVFGATGYIGGRLVPRLLAAGYRVRVLAREPARVAAYDWGDGVEVVPGDARDEASVREAVEDVDVLYYLVHSMGVGRGFEKVDRDAAENVGRAASDARVGRIVYLGGLHPDDAELSPHLRSRVEVGEILLRSGVPTLVLQAGVVIGSGSASFEMVRHLTEVLPYMPAPRWVRNHIQPIAVRDVLHYLLGAARIAGDINRVVDIGGPDVLRYGQMMNGYAVEAGLRQRAIAALPVLTPRLASHWVNLVTPVPRAVARPLVESLQNDCVMSDHEIDSLIAPPEGGLTPYRRAVALALGRVRDDGVETSWQDAEVSGAPSDPLAADPDWAGRTVFTDVRVAETTATADALWSVIQAIGGDTGWYSSPVLWAVRGWMDKVVGGVGLARGRRSRARLRVGDALDFWRVEAIEPGLFLRLRAEMKVPGSAWLELRVTPGDGITRYDQRAVFFPLGLAGRLYWLAVLPFHGLIFRGMVNRIIAEAEQLTAMHGRTVSTE, via the coding sequence ATGAATGAACTCTCCGCGCCCACCGGTCAGGAGGAGGGCCTGCGCGCAGTTCCCCGGCCGGACGGTTCACCACCGCGGGCGCTCGTGTTCGGAGCGACCGGCTACATCGGAGGGCGACTGGTGCCACGCCTCCTCGCCGCGGGGTACCGCGTTCGCGTGCTGGCGCGCGAACCTGCCCGGGTCGCCGCCTATGACTGGGGCGACGGCGTCGAGGTGGTTCCCGGCGACGCGCGGGATGAGGCATCCGTCCGCGAAGCCGTCGAGGATGTCGATGTCCTCTACTATCTGGTTCACTCCATGGGCGTCGGTCGAGGGTTCGAGAAGGTCGACCGGGACGCGGCCGAGAACGTCGGCCGCGCCGCGAGCGACGCGCGGGTCGGCCGCATCGTCTACCTCGGAGGGCTTCATCCCGATGACGCCGAGCTCTCGCCGCATCTGCGCTCGCGCGTCGAGGTGGGCGAGATCCTGCTGCGCAGCGGAGTCCCGACGCTGGTACTGCAGGCAGGGGTGGTGATCGGTTCCGGTTCGGCGTCATTCGAGATGGTGCGACATCTCACCGAGGTCCTGCCCTATATGCCCGCACCGAGATGGGTGCGCAATCATATTCAGCCGATCGCGGTGCGCGACGTCCTGCACTATCTGCTCGGCGCGGCTCGCATCGCCGGCGATATCAATCGCGTCGTCGACATCGGAGGCCCCGACGTGCTGCGATACGGCCAGATGATGAACGGCTACGCGGTCGAGGCGGGGCTTCGTCAGCGGGCGATCGCGGCACTGCCGGTGCTCACGCCGCGACTCGCGTCGCACTGGGTGAACCTCGTGACTCCCGTGCCGCGGGCCGTTGCCAGACCGTTGGTGGAGTCGCTGCAGAACGACTGCGTGATGTCCGATCATGAAATCGACTCGCTCATCGCGCCGCCCGAGGGTGGACTCACTCCGTATCGCCGAGCGGTCGCGCTCGCGCTGGGGCGCGTGCGCGATGACGGTGTGGAAACCAGCTGGCAGGATGCGGAGGTCTCGGGCGCACCGAGCGATCCGCTGGCCGCAGACCCGGACTGGGCGGGTCGTACGGTGTTCACCGACGTTCGCGTCGCTGAGACCACCGCCACTGCGGACGCGCTATGGAGCGTGATCCAGGCGATCGGTGGCGATACCGGCTGGTACTCGTCGCCGGTGCTGTGGGCCGTGCGAGGGTGGATGGACAAGGTGGTCGGTGGCGTCGGGCTCGCGCGCGGAAGACGCAGCCGGGCACGGCTGCGGGTCGGGGACGCCCTGGACTTCTGGCGGGTGGAGGCGATCGAGCCGGGTCTCTTCCTTCGGCTGCGAGCGGAGATGAAGGTTCCCGGCAGCGCATGGCTGGAACTGCGCGTGACGCCGGGGGACGGTATCACGCGCTACGACCAGCGCGCCGTCTTCTTCCCGCTCGGTCTTGCGGGACGACTGTACTGGCTCGCGGTGCTGCCGTTCCACGGCCTGATCTTCCGCGGCATGGTCAACCGCATCATCGCGGAGGCCGAACAGCTCACGGCGATGCACGGCCGAACCGTGTCGACGGAGTGA
- a CDS encoding FdhF/YdeP family oxidoreductase, whose amino-acid sequence MAKRPPTADIDESKVRVGSTKHVAVGIPAVLHALKISYDQMGVSRSVQTLLKVNQKDGFDCPGCAWPEEDKRHVAEFCENGAKAVAEEATIRRVEPEFFARHSIDELRGHDDYWLGQQGRLTHPMLLEEGATHYRPISWDDALGMIADELRGLENPDKAIFYTSGRTSNEAAFLYQLLVRGVGTNNLPDCSNMCHESSGSALTETIGIGKGTVSITDIHEADLLIVAGQNPGTNHPRMLSALEKAKQRGATIIAVNPLPEAGLMRFENPQTVKGAILGGTKLADQFVQIRLGGDQALFQAIGKHLLEAEESDGGVFDHAFIAEHTSGFDDYIQSMRDTPWRELVAATGLPEKALRRVGESVRTSKSTIVCWAMGLTQHKHSVPTLREVVNVLLLQGNMGRAGAGVCPVRGHSNVQGDRTMGIYEKPSTDFLDALDREFSFASPREHGHDTVAAIRAMRDGDATFFMGMGGNFISATPDTNVVEAAMGNMSLSVQVSTKLNRSHVVTGRRAIILPTLGRTDRDRRGGREQRVSVEDSMGAVHSSRGRLAPPAEDMLSEVAIVSRLCALVFGTDADAAPGAQRVAESAVEVDLGQPERRADEEASGSNPSTVAHPANVPHADWAALESDYAQIRGHIAAVIPGFDDYDQRIDRGRTFFLPNGPRDERRFATATGKAMFTVNPLEYPRIPRGRLLLQTLRSHDQYNTTIYGKDDRYRGISGGRRVVLVNAKDIQVLGFEENDIVDLVSEWQDPTGHVEERRAEEFRIIAYSTPRGNAAAYYPETNVLVPLDSVADVSGTPTSKSVIVRLERRD is encoded by the coding sequence ATGGCGAAGAGGCCCCCCACCGCAGACATCGACGAATCCAAAGTGCGCGTCGGATCCACCAAGCACGTGGCCGTCGGCATCCCCGCCGTGCTGCACGCGCTGAAGATCTCGTACGACCAGATGGGCGTCAGCCGCAGCGTGCAGACGCTCCTGAAAGTCAACCAGAAGGACGGATTCGACTGCCCGGGATGCGCCTGGCCGGAAGAGGACAAGCGCCACGTCGCGGAGTTCTGCGAGAACGGCGCCAAGGCCGTCGCAGAAGAGGCGACCATCCGTCGCGTCGAGCCCGAGTTCTTCGCGCGGCACTCCATCGACGAGCTCCGCGGGCACGACGACTACTGGCTCGGACAGCAGGGCCGGCTGACGCATCCGATGCTCCTCGAAGAGGGCGCCACGCACTACCGCCCGATCTCGTGGGACGACGCTCTCGGCATGATCGCCGATGAGCTGCGCGGGCTCGAGAACCCCGACAAGGCGATCTTCTACACCTCGGGCCGCACCTCCAACGAAGCCGCGTTCCTCTACCAGCTGCTCGTCCGCGGCGTCGGCACGAACAACCTGCCGGACTGCTCCAACATGTGCCACGAGTCCAGCGGCTCCGCGCTGACCGAGACCATCGGCATCGGCAAGGGCACGGTGTCGATCACCGACATCCACGAGGCCGACCTGCTGATCGTGGCCGGGCAGAACCCCGGCACCAACCACCCGCGCATGCTGAGCGCGCTCGAGAAGGCCAAGCAGCGCGGCGCGACGATCATCGCCGTCAACCCGCTGCCCGAGGCCGGTCTGATGCGGTTCGAGAACCCGCAGACCGTCAAAGGCGCGATCCTCGGCGGCACCAAACTCGCCGACCAGTTCGTGCAGATCCGCCTCGGCGGTGACCAGGCTCTGTTCCAGGCGATCGGCAAGCACCTGCTCGAGGCCGAGGAGAGCGACGGCGGTGTATTCGACCACGCGTTCATCGCCGAGCACACCAGCGGCTTCGACGACTACATCCAGTCGATGCGCGACACCCCGTGGCGCGAGCTGGTCGCGGCCACCGGACTGCCGGAGAAGGCCCTCCGGCGGGTGGGCGAGTCTGTGCGCACATCGAAGTCGACCATCGTCTGCTGGGCGATGGGGCTCACGCAGCACAAGCACTCGGTGCCCACGCTGCGCGAGGTCGTGAACGTACTGCTGCTGCAGGGCAACATGGGGCGCGCCGGCGCGGGCGTCTGCCCTGTGCGCGGGCACTCCAACGTGCAGGGTGACCGCACGATGGGCATCTACGAGAAGCCGTCGACGGACTTCCTCGACGCGCTCGACCGCGAGTTCTCCTTCGCCTCCCCGCGCGAGCACGGACACGACACTGTTGCCGCGATCCGGGCCATGCGCGACGGCGACGCCACGTTCTTCATGGGCATGGGCGGCAACTTCATCAGCGCCACCCCCGACACGAACGTCGTCGAGGCGGCCATGGGCAACATGTCGCTCAGCGTGCAGGTGTCTACCAAGCTCAACCGCTCGCACGTAGTGACCGGTCGCCGCGCGATCATCCTCCCGACCCTCGGCCGCACCGACCGCGACCGTCGTGGCGGCCGCGAGCAGCGGGTGTCGGTCGAGGACTCCATGGGGGCCGTGCACTCGTCGCGGGGCCGCCTGGCACCGCCGGCCGAGGACATGCTCAGCGAGGTCGCGATCGTGTCCCGCCTGTGCGCGCTCGTCTTCGGGACGGACGCGGATGCCGCGCCGGGCGCGCAGCGCGTCGCCGAGAGCGCCGTCGAGGTCGACCTCGGTCAGCCCGAGCGTCGCGCTGACGAAGAGGCGAGCGGGTCGAACCCGTCGACGGTGGCCCATCCGGCCAACGTCCCGCACGCCGACTGGGCGGCGCTGGAGTCGGACTACGCGCAGATCCGCGGCCACATCGCCGCGGTCATCCCCGGATTCGACGACTACGACCAGCGCATCGACCGCGGTCGCACGTTCTTCCTGCCCAACGGTCCGCGCGACGAGCGCCGCTTCGCCACGGCCACGGGCAAGGCGATGTTCACGGTCAACCCGCTGGAGTACCCGCGCATCCCGCGCGGGCGTCTGCTGCTGCAGACCCTGCGTTCGCACGACCAGTACAACACCACGATCTACGGCAAGGACGACCGGTACCGCGGCATCAGCGGCGGCCGGCGCGTGGTGCTGGTCAACGCCAAGGACATCCAGGTGCTGGGCTTCGAGGAGAACGACATCGTCGACCTCGTCTCGGAGTGGCAGGATCCGACTGGGCACGTCGAGGAGCGCCGCGCCGAGGAGTTCCGCATCATCGCGTACAGCACTCCGCGCGGCAACGCGGCGGCGTACTACCCCGAGACCAACGTCCTCGTGCCGCTCGACTCGGTGGCCGATGTGAGCGGCACCCCCACCTCCAAGTCGGTCATCGTCCGCCTCGAGCGGCGGGACTGA
- a CDS encoding DUF305 domain-containing protein — MRNAVAAVGLVVALSTAAVAIAFAAMAGRPGGEAPTVMASPSGTGPAEPISASDFCFVESMIFYRVEARELGVVLLDTPEVSPDAEEVATESIAEQDAALDALREQYVAWSAAKPLERSDDGPCAGHGAHADMPGLPTAAQRTELASATGADAERLYIALLQGQTAGVIDLATETLAGGPHGVVRATAEEAVAQGEGMLGTLEELVQQQ; from the coding sequence GTGCGCAACGCAGTCGCAGCCGTCGGCCTGGTGGTCGCGCTGAGCACGGCGGCGGTGGCGATCGCTTTCGCGGCGATGGCCGGACGGCCCGGTGGCGAGGCGCCGACGGTGATGGCGTCGCCGTCGGGTACTGGACCCGCCGAACCGATCTCGGCGTCCGATTTCTGCTTCGTGGAGTCGATGATCTTCTACCGCGTCGAGGCGCGCGAGCTGGGTGTGGTGCTCCTCGACACCCCGGAGGTCTCTCCGGACGCGGAGGAGGTGGCCACGGAGAGCATCGCCGAACAGGATGCTGCGCTCGATGCCCTGCGGGAGCAGTACGTGGCGTGGTCGGCGGCCAAGCCGCTCGAGCGCTCGGACGACGGTCCGTGTGCGGGGCACGGCGCGCACGCCGATATGCCCGGGCTGCCCACGGCAGCGCAGCGGACCGAGCTGGCGTCCGCCACCGGAGCCGACGCCGAGCGGCTGTACATCGCGCTCCTGCAGGGCCAGACAGCAGGCGTGATCGACCTGGCCACCGAGACCCTCGCGGGCGGTCCGCACGGCGTCGTGCGGGCGACCGCGGAGGAGGCTGTCGCGCAGGGCGAGGGCATGCTCGGCACGCTGGAGGAGCTCGTGCAACAGCAGTGA
- the lepB gene encoding signal peptidase I encodes MALAVPATVATQPTAPRTRRRGILTLSVIVAPLLLAALAVAGLGAAHIVNDSMDPTLRSGDVVLYDRWLTPARGDIVLFRDVDGWSGADGTTLVKRVIGVGGDTVVCCEAGSGRLLVNGEPLDEGYIAGDRPGGVIPFRVSVPDGSVWVVGDNRAVSVDSRSAISGPHLGAVALDDVLGIVRGRVPQ; translated from the coding sequence ATGGCGCTCGCCGTTCCAGCCACGGTCGCGACGCAGCCGACCGCGCCGCGCACGCGTCGTCGCGGCATCCTCACCCTGTCGGTGATCGTAGCGCCGCTCCTGCTGGCCGCGCTCGCCGTGGCCGGACTCGGGGCCGCCCACATCGTCAACGATTCGATGGACCCCACGCTGCGCAGCGGCGATGTGGTCCTCTACGACCGGTGGCTGACGCCGGCCCGGGGTGACATCGTGCTCTTCCGCGATGTCGACGGCTGGTCGGGGGCGGACGGGACCACGCTCGTCAAGCGCGTGATCGGCGTCGGCGGCGACACCGTGGTGTGCTGCGAAGCGGGATCCGGGCGCCTCCTCGTCAACGGGGAGCCGCTCGATGAGGGGTACATCGCCGGCGACAGGCCCGGCGGCGTGATCCCGTTCCGGGTGAGCGTGCCCGACGGCAGCGTCTGGGTCGTCGGCGACAACCGTGCCGTGTCGGTGGATTCGCGTTCCGCGATCTCCGGGCCGCACCTCGGCGCCGTTGCGCTCGATGACGTGCTCGGCATCGTGCGCGGTCGGGTGCCGCAGTGA